Proteins encoded within one genomic window of Bombus terrestris chromosome 11, iyBomTerr1.2, whole genome shotgun sequence:
- the LOC100652201 gene encoding stress response protein NST1 isoform X2, with protein sequence MATATESPVNNESTEIRCQEKSKGGLCYEVILAEPTVQKRAPSPPQTSPTQQVAIEDKLRAAEERRLSLEAHKLAALAAKLSKIEEAARKKDELSAAFIAATRESLDAKMNNTEEKREAHIAELKNKLKEHLESVEKTRLSLEQQTQEVRCAVEEKLKTAAAQRDENIKRMLDRLKEHEEQVARVRQGLTERVQQLESQIQGKLDQAHERRQNIEREQKEKLRIHNTVKIAKVRQMADECATRELLVKKFEFDKRVSTAEQNRQREIQRRVQAIRQHERRAEMVRQNKAALSEQSVLPAEKETASSG encoded by the exons ATGGCTACGGCTACTGAGTCGCCTGTTAACAACGAAT CAACTGAAATTCGATGCCAAGAGAAGTCCAAAGGTGGATTGTGCTATGAGGTAATCTTAGCAGAGCCAACAGTACAGAAGAGAGCACCGTCACCCCCACAGACAAGTCCGACTCAACAAGTCGCTATTGAAGACAAGCTTCGAGCAGCAGAGGAAAGAAGACTTTCTTTGGAAGCTCATAAACTTGCTGCTCTTGCTGCTAAGCTTAGCAAAATTGAAGAGGCAGCTCGCAAGAAAGATGAACTTAGCGCTGCTTTCATTGCTGCGACGCGTGAATCTTTAGATGCTAAGATGAATAATACAGAAGAGAAGCGAGAGGCGCACATTGCGGAACTGAAAAACAAGTTGAAAGAGCAC TTAGAAAGTGTAGAGAAAACTCGCTTGAGTCTTGAACAGCAGACTCAGGAGGTTCGTTGTGCCGTCGAAGAAAAGCTGAAAACTGCCGCCGCTCAACGGGACGAGAATATTAAGAGGATGCTGGATCGTCTAAAAGAACAT GAGGAGCAAGTTGCCCGCGTACGCCAAGGACTAACCGAGCGTGTGCAACAACTTGAATCTCAGATTCAAGGCAAGTTAGATCAAGCTCACGAACGCCGTCAGAATATCGAACGCGAACAGAAAGAGAAGCTGCGCATTCAT AACACTGTGAAGATAGCAAAAGTGCGCCAGATGGCGGATGAGTGCGCCACGAGAGAACTTCTGGTGAAAAAGTTCGAATTTGACAAGAGAGTTTCTACTGCGGAGCAGAACCGACAGCGAGAGATTCAACGTCGTGTGCAGGCTATTCGCCAGCAT GAGAGGCGCGCCGAGATGGTAAGACAGAATAAGGCAGCTCTGTCCGAGCAATCTGTCCTGCCCGCTGAAAAGGAAACTGCCAGTTCTGGGTAA
- the LOC100652201 gene encoding stress response protein NST1 isoform X1, with amino-acid sequence MLIGLVRDSVLQCFCHSCKAPLGIVAGGRRGNAPFKKPSGKGKPRTKQPKKVKFITTEIRCQEKSKGGLCYEVILAEPTVQKRAPSPPQTSPTQQVAIEDKLRAAEERRLSLEAHKLAALAAKLSKIEEAARKKDELSAAFIAATRESLDAKMNNTEEKREAHIAELKNKLKEHLESVEKTRLSLEQQTQEVRCAVEEKLKTAAAQRDENIKRMLDRLKEHEEQVARVRQGLTERVQQLESQIQGKLDQAHERRQNIEREQKEKLRIHNTVKIAKVRQMADECATRELLVKKFEFDKRVSTAEQNRQREIQRRVQAIRQHERRAEMVRQNKAALSEQSVLPAEKETASSG; translated from the exons ATGCTGATCGGTCTTGTGCGCGATTCAGTGCTGCAGTGCTTCTGTCATAGCTGCAAAGCACCTTTGGGCATCGTAG CGGGAGGCAGAAGGGGCAATGCGCCCTTCAAGAAGCCCAGCGGCAAAGGAAAACCGCGAACCAAGCAACCGAAGAAAGTAAAGTTCATCA CAACTGAAATTCGATGCCAAGAGAAGTCCAAAGGTGGATTGTGCTATGAGGTAATCTTAGCAGAGCCAACAGTACAGAAGAGAGCACCGTCACCCCCACAGACAAGTCCGACTCAACAAGTCGCTATTGAAGACAAGCTTCGAGCAGCAGAGGAAAGAAGACTTTCTTTGGAAGCTCATAAACTTGCTGCTCTTGCTGCTAAGCTTAGCAAAATTGAAGAGGCAGCTCGCAAGAAAGATGAACTTAGCGCTGCTTTCATTGCTGCGACGCGTGAATCTTTAGATGCTAAGATGAATAATACAGAAGAGAAGCGAGAGGCGCACATTGCGGAACTGAAAAACAAGTTGAAAGAGCAC TTAGAAAGTGTAGAGAAAACTCGCTTGAGTCTTGAACAGCAGACTCAGGAGGTTCGTTGTGCCGTCGAAGAAAAGCTGAAAACTGCCGCCGCTCAACGGGACGAGAATATTAAGAGGATGCTGGATCGTCTAAAAGAACAT GAGGAGCAAGTTGCCCGCGTACGCCAAGGACTAACCGAGCGTGTGCAACAACTTGAATCTCAGATTCAAGGCAAGTTAGATCAAGCTCACGAACGCCGTCAGAATATCGAACGCGAACAGAAAGAGAAGCTGCGCATTCAT AACACTGTGAAGATAGCAAAAGTGCGCCAGATGGCGGATGAGTGCGCCACGAGAGAACTTCTGGTGAAAAAGTTCGAATTTGACAAGAGAGTTTCTACTGCGGAGCAGAACCGACAGCGAGAGATTCAACGTCGTGTGCAGGCTATTCGCCAGCAT GAGAGGCGCGCCGAGATGGTAAGACAGAATAAGGCAGCTCTGTCCGAGCAATCTGTCCTGCCCGCTGAAAAGGAAACTGCCAGTTCTGGGTAA
- the LOC100652201 gene encoding coiled-coil domain-containing protein 93 isoform X3 yields the protein MLIGLVRDSVLQCFCHSCKAPLGIVAGGRRGNAPFKKPSGKGKPRTKQPKKVKFITTEIRCQEKSKGGLCYEVILAEPTVQKRAPSPPQTSPTQQVAIEDKLRAAEERRLSLEAHKLAALAAKLSKIEEAARKKDELSAAFIAATRESLDAKMNNTEEKREAHIAELKNKLKEHLESVEKTRLSLEQQTQEVRCAVEEKLKTAAAQRDENIKRMLDRLKEHEEQVARVRQGLTERVQQLESQIQGKLDQAHERRQNIEREQKEKLRIHERRAEMVRQNKAALSEQSVLPAEKETASSG from the exons ATGCTGATCGGTCTTGTGCGCGATTCAGTGCTGCAGTGCTTCTGTCATAGCTGCAAAGCACCTTTGGGCATCGTAG CGGGAGGCAGAAGGGGCAATGCGCCCTTCAAGAAGCCCAGCGGCAAAGGAAAACCGCGAACCAAGCAACCGAAGAAAGTAAAGTTCATCA CAACTGAAATTCGATGCCAAGAGAAGTCCAAAGGTGGATTGTGCTATGAGGTAATCTTAGCAGAGCCAACAGTACAGAAGAGAGCACCGTCACCCCCACAGACAAGTCCGACTCAACAAGTCGCTATTGAAGACAAGCTTCGAGCAGCAGAGGAAAGAAGACTTTCTTTGGAAGCTCATAAACTTGCTGCTCTTGCTGCTAAGCTTAGCAAAATTGAAGAGGCAGCTCGCAAGAAAGATGAACTTAGCGCTGCTTTCATTGCTGCGACGCGTGAATCTTTAGATGCTAAGATGAATAATACAGAAGAGAAGCGAGAGGCGCACATTGCGGAACTGAAAAACAAGTTGAAAGAGCAC TTAGAAAGTGTAGAGAAAACTCGCTTGAGTCTTGAACAGCAGACTCAGGAGGTTCGTTGTGCCGTCGAAGAAAAGCTGAAAACTGCCGCCGCTCAACGGGACGAGAATATTAAGAGGATGCTGGATCGTCTAAAAGAACAT GAGGAGCAAGTTGCCCGCGTACGCCAAGGACTAACCGAGCGTGTGCAACAACTTGAATCTCAGATTCAAGGCAAGTTAGATCAAGCTCACGAACGCCGTCAGAATATCGAACGCGAACAGAAAGAGAAGCTGCGCATTCAT GAGAGGCGCGCCGAGATGGTAAGACAGAATAAGGCAGCTCTGTCCGAGCAATCTGTCCTGCCCGCTGAAAAGGAAACTGCCAGTTCTGGGTAA